The genomic segment CCTTCATAAGGAAGCGATGGGCTTTGCTGCTCACCGAGATGAAGAGACAGAATATAAGAATATGCGCAGAAATGTTATGGATGAACTGAAAAAAACGTTCCGTCCTGAGTTCTTGAATCGTGTTGATGAACTTGTGGTCTTTCATTCTCTTCCGAAAGAGGCCTTAGTTAAAGTGACTGAGATTTTGATGAAGCAAGTGAACAAACTGGTTAAAGGACAAGGGTTTAACCTTCAAGTGGAAATGAGTGCACTTGAGCTCATTGCGAAGGAAGGAAATGATCCAACTTATGGAGCTCGACCTTTACGACGTGCGATTCAACGTTTGATCGAAGATAGCTTGTCTGAAAAGATTCTACAGGGTGAATTTAAAGCGGGCGATCAAATCCGCGTGGAAGCTGAAGAGGGGAAGATGAAGTTCACCAAGGTTAAACCAAGAAGTAAAAGTAAAAGCAAATAAGTCATTAATGAGAGAATAATCCGGCCATGCACGTATAGAAGCGTGCAGCCGGATTTCCTTTTCTTCTTCCTTTTGTCTAGTCTAAGGGGAGGAATACAGACTTGTGAAAGCGAAGAGAAAAAAGGAAGGAGGTTTCTATGAAGACAAAAGTCATTTATCGTTGTTCTCAATGTGGCTATGAAAGCCCACGTTGGATGGGAAAATGCCAGGAATGCGAAGCTTGGAATACCTTTGAAGAAGTTATTCATCAACCTAAGGGAAGTTCTTCGACTCCTTCTAATCGACCTAGGCCCTTGGCCAAAAAACTTTCTGAAGTCATATCAGGAAACAGTGATCGAATTGTCACGGGAATTCAGGAATTTAATCGTGTTCTTGGTGGCGGGATCGTCAAGGACTCGCTCACAATTCTAACGGCCCGCCCGGGTGCGGGTAAATCGACTTTGCTTTTGCAGGTTGCGGATGACGTGGCCTCACAAGGTTATAAAGTCCTTTATTCCTCAGCCGAAGAAAGCGAGAGTCAGATCAAAAATAGGGCAGATCGGATTTTAAAAGGAAATAAGCGTAATATTTGGATTCATTCCGATACGCACTTAAACAATGTTCTTGCTTCGGTGGAGGAACTTGACCCTGATTTGGTAATTATTGATAGTATTCAGACTTTTTCCTTAGAAGAATATAATTCACGTCCGGGATCACCAGTCCAAACGATGGAATGTGCCAATGAATTGCTTAGAACGGCCAAAAGCAGTGAGCGACCCAGAGCAGTGATTATGGTGGGACAGATGACGAAAGAGGATGAAATGGCTGGCCTCAGGGCCTTAGAACATCTTGTGGATACGGTGTTAATTTTGAATGGTGAAAGTGGAGAAGAACTTAGAGCAGCCTGGTGCTCAAAAAATCGATTTGGAAGCACAGGGGAGATTGGATTCTTTTCTATGACGGAACAGGGAATGCTATCCATTGATAATCCTTCAGAGTTCTTTATGACTTCACGTGCGGAAGGCGAAAAAGTCTGTGGAAGTGCGCTCACTGTAGTGAAGGAAGGAACTCGGCCGATTATTGTTGAGGTTGAGAGTTTGGTTTCTAAATCTTATACGCCTTACCCTTCAAGAATTTCGGAGTGCTTGCGCCGAGAGCAGTTAAATACATTGGTCTCTATTCTTGAGCAGAGGGGAAAAATCGACTTATACGATAAAAATGTGGTGATCAAAACAACGGGTGGACTGCAGCTTAAAGAGCAAGCGGTTAATCTTGCGGTGATCATAAGTATTGTCTCCTCAGTAAAAGATGTTCCCATCCCTGGAGATTCTGTTTTTGTAGCAGATGTGGGGTTGACGGGGGAACTGAAAAAGGTTCCAGCACTCGAAGCACGAATTCGAGAACTGGATAGGATGGGCTTTAAGAAAGCGTATATTCCTAAGGATACCCTTAAAAAATCGTTGCGTTTAACGCAAATTGAATTAATTGAAAAGGGAACTTTACGTGAGGTTATTGAGGACATACTCAAAAAATAAATACAAAAGGAGGTAGCTTATTGAGTGTTCAAGAAGCGAAGGTACAACACAAAAAGACTCCTGTAGCTAAAATCTTAAAAAGAGGTTTACTCATTTTTTTAGGAGCTATCCTTGTTGCTATAGGATTGGAAATTTTCCTTGTCCCTAATCATATAATTGATGGTGGTATTACTGGCGTTTCAATTATGCTTTCTCATATAACGGGAGGGGACCTTGGTCTTTTCCTATTTTTCTTAAACCTGCCGTTTCTTATCGTCGGCTACAAACAAATTGGGAAGACATTCGCTTTATCTACTCTTTTTGCTATTCTTGTGATGTCAATTGGGACCTTTATGCTTCATCCTGTACCTGGGGTAACAGATGATCTTCTATTAGCTTCAGTATTTGGTGGAATTACTTTAGGTATCGGTGTTGGATTGGTTTTGAGATATGGGGGGTCGCTGGATGGCACTGAAATCGTAGCCGTTTTGATTAATAAAAACCTGCCCTTTTCGATTGGCGAAACGGTTATGATTTTTAACTTTTTTATTCTTGGGAGTGCTGGCTTTGTGTTTGGATTTGATAGGGCTATGTATTCATTAATCGCCTATTTCATCGCTTATAAAATGATTGATGTTACGATTGAAGGTTTAGATGAGTCTCGTTCCGTATGGATAATCAGTGATAAGCATACGGAAATTGGGGAAACGCTATTGGCTCGTCTTGGACGCGGAGTTACATACCTAAATGGAGAAGGGGCTTACACAGGAGAAGGCAAAAAAGTTATCTTTTGTGTCATTAGCAGACTGGAAGAAGCAAAGTTAAAATCCATTATCGAAGATATTGATGAAACAGCTTTCCTTGCTGTTGGTCCGATGAATGATGTAAAAGGCGGAAATTTTAAAAAGCGGGATGTTCATTAATGAGGCTTATATAAAAAGCTGGCAAGCTTATATAAAAAGCTTGCCAGCACATTCAGTCTTAAAGGATTACCCTTAGTATCTAAGTTAAATTAAAAATAGTTAAAGTTGAAAGTTTGTTTTCCTCTTTGGCAATAATGTCATCAAGGGAAAGATCCAGTGTATTCGCTAAGGCAGCAATATAAAAAAGCTGCTTTCCTAATTCTGTTTGTATGATATCTCTGCAATTATCGCAGAGCTTTCCATCGAGTTGACTATTGAGCAATTCCTTTAAGTCGCGGATACTTACGTCTTCTGGGAGCGGTTTTTTATGTGCATCGATTCCAAGGCAACCACAGTTAGTTATAGACTTTACGACAGCTCGATTGACACGAGCGGAGGCCTCCTGTCCCTTAGATAAGATATCTAAGATGCTTTGATGGCGAATGAGCAATGATTTGACACTACTCTGAAAATGATCCGTGATTTCTTCCATGGGCTCGATCCTCACTCCTTTCTGTCCCCTCCATTATAGCTATGCGTTAGGGGAGTTGTCAATTTTCAACGGGAGCAAGTTATTATCAAGGATAAGTTAAGATCAGGTGAAGAATCTGACGAGAGTAATTGACATCTTAGACTTATCTGTGATATTATTTTATAATTTATAAATTTTTTGACCCGTATGGTAAACCTTGTTATAATAGTCACAGGGGGTGGGTAGCATGTTTGGAATCGGTGATAAAGTAGTTTACCCGATGCACGGCGCTGGGGTCATTGAAGCGATTGAAGATCGGGAAGTCCTCGGTGAATCTCGGCAATACTATGTGATGCATATTCCTGTAGGAAACATGAAGGTTTACATTCCGATGAACAATATTGAACAACTTGGAATTCGTCAAATCATCTCCCCATCTGAAGTCCCTGACGTCTTTAAAATTCTTGAGAATGAAAGCCAACTCGCAACCCTTGCCTGGAATCGACGGTACCGGGCTAATCTTGAACGAATCAAAAGCGGAAGTATTTTTTCTGTTGCGGAAGTTGTACGAAGCCTTTCACAACGTGAACATGAGAAGGGCCTTTCCGCAGGAGAAAAGAAAATGTATGAAAATGCCTATCAAATTCTGATGAGCGAGCTTGTTTTAGTTGAAGAATCCCATGAAGAAGAAATGCGTCAACGCCTTAAAGGATTGCTTGCCTAGAGATAAGAGCTGTACTAAAATATTCGGTAAATCGGAGTTTAAGGAGTATAATGAGTAAGAGTTTTAGTAAAAATAAGGATAAAATGGTTTAAAGGAGGTGATGCGATGATTCGCAATCTAATACGCGGGATCATCACACTGGTATTTGGCGGAGCGGGTTTTTATGTGGGTTTAATTTTGTTCAAACTCAATCTATTTAACTTTTTGGGAGGACAAATATCTCCAATTTGGACTTATATTATAATGGGGATTGTGTTTGCGGTAATTGGCTTTCTAATCGCTCCAGTAAGTATTCGCGGTTTTTTAGTACTGATGCGATGGATGGATGCTCGATTAACGAAAATACCCACCCATGATTTGATGGGTGGAGCGCTTGGTGTTATTATCGGACTTATTATTGCTAGTTTATTAAGTGATACTATTTCACAAATTCCTTTCTTAGGTCCAGCTTTATCTATTTTAATAAGCCTTTCAATGGGTTATCTTGGCCTAATGCTTGGGGTTAAACGAAAAGAGGAAGTCTTTGGATTTTTCAATGTCTTCCCTCGTTTCAGAGGGGAAAAAACGGAAAAAATCAAAGAGGCTAAAGCCGAGCGTAATCTGGAACAAATAAAAACAAACTATAAGGTCCTGGATACAAGTGTTATTATCGATGGTCGAATTGCAGATATCGTTAAGACGGGTTTTGTTGAGGGAGTACTCTTGATTCCTGGCTTTGTCTTAGAGGAACTTCGACATATTGCCGATTCTTCAGATTTACTCAAAAGGAATCGGGGACGTCGTGGGCTTGATATTCTGAATCATATCTCAAAAGAAACAGCCATCAAGGTTGAGATCTATGAACAGGATTTTGAAGATATTGCCGAGGTGGATAGCAAACTTGTGCGATTAGGACAGGTTTTAGAAGCTCCGATTTTAACGAATGACTATAATTTGAATAAAGTTGCTGAGTTGCAAGGCGTTAAGGTCTTAAACATCAACGAATTAGCAAATGCAGTAAAACCAGTTGTGCTTCCAGGTGAAGAAATGCTCGTTCAAGTGATGAAGGAAGGGAAAGAGCCTGGGCAAGGCGTTGCTTACCTTGATGATGGAACGATGATTGTAGTCGATACTGGACGACGTTATATGGGACAGCATATTACGGTCTTGGTTACGAGTGTTTTACAAACGGCAGCTGGCCGCATGATATTTGCAAAACCGAAGGGGGTAGCAGGAAAAAAGTCGATGGAATTTTCCTCGACGGATGAGGTGAACCTTCTTGGCTAGGATAGGTGTTGTTATTCCTGCTGCTGGACAAGGAAAACGAATGGGGGCCGCCTGCAACAAATTGTTTTTAGCGCTTGCAGGTCGGCCGATTTTGGCACATACCTTAGCTCTTTTTGAAGCTTCTTCCCAGGTTGAGGAAATTGTGGTTGTTGGTTCAGAAGAGGATTTGGCGAATATCCGGACACTTATCCAGGAATATCAGATTAAAAAGGTTTCACAAGTTACTCTTGGCGGAAAAGAACGCCAGGAATCAGTTTTTGCGGGGGTAAAGGCTCTGAATCCGGCGATCCAGCGGGTTGCCGTGCATGATGGAGCCCGCCCCCTTTTGACGTTAGAAGAGTTAAACCGTTTTTTTACAGAATCGGAAGAGTATAGTGCGGCAATTATGGCCATTCCGCTAAAGGATACGATTAAACGGGTTGATGAAAAAGGGCAAGTTCTTGAGACACCCCCCCGCGAAAGATTGAGAGCAGTCCAGACGCCTCAAATTTTTGAGCGTGAGTTGCTGGAGGATGCTCACCGTCAATGTGCAATCGAAGGCTTTCTCGGGACAGATGATGCCAGTTTAGTCGAATGGCTTGGAAAACCGGTACAGGTACTTGACGGAATGCTGGAAAATATTAAAATAACAACGCCAGAAGATCTGTGGATAGCCGAGAGTATTCTAAAAAAACGATTGAGAAAAAGATGAAGTTGGGAAAAAATAAGGAGTGAGAACGATTAGAGTTGGTATTGGTTATGATGTACATGCTCTGGTCGAAGACCGTCCTCTCATTCTGGGAGGAATTGAAATTCCATATGAGCGAGGGTTGCTTGGACATTCGGATGCAGATGTTTTAACCCATGCGATTATGGATGCACTTCTCGGGGCTCTGGCTCTAGGGGATATTGGGAAACATTTTCCTGACACAGATGAGCGTTTTCGGGGAATTTCGAGTCTAGCTTTACTTGAAGAGGTTAGGCGATTGCTTAATGAAAAAGGGTATCAGTTAGGAAACTTAGACTGTATCCTTGTTGCTCAGCGTCCCAAGCTAGCAGGATTTATTCCTGCCATGCAGGAGAAGTTAGCCGCAACGCTGAAGGTAAAATTGGATCAAATTTCAGTTAAGGCAACGACGACTGAACATCTTGGTTTTGAAGGCCGAGAAGAGGGCATCAGTGCTCAGGCTATTGTGAGCTTAGTTAAAATAGAGGAGGAACAATAACATTATGATTAAAGTTCGTTTCGCGCCAAGTCCTACAGGACCTTTACATATCGGAGGTGCACGCTCAGCGCTTTTTAATTATTTACTTGCTCGTCGTGAGAATGGAGTATTCATCGTACGCAGTGAGGATACCGACTTAGAACGTTCCAGTCGGGAATCGGAGCATAATATTCTCGAAGCATTGCGTTGGTTAAATATTAAGTGGGATGAAGGAATTGAAGCCGGCGGGGAAAATGGCCCTTATCGTCAAACGGAAAGACTTGATCTTTACCGCAAATATACGAAAAAGCTGTTAGAAAGCGGACATGCTTACTATTGTTATTGTTCGGAGGAAGAGATTGAAGAGGAGCGACAAGCCCTGATTGCTAAGGGAGAAACACCGCGATATATGGGGAAATGCCGCCACTTAACAGAAGAACAAAAGGCCAAGTATGAAGCTGAGGGACGTAAACCGGTAGTCCGTTTTCGAGTTCCAGAGGGCCAACAAATCGTGATTCATGACCAAGTCCGGGGAGAAGTTGTTTTTGAGAGCGATGGAATTGGAGACTACGTTATTGTTAAATCCGACGGTATTCCGACCTATAATTATGCTGTTGTGATCGATGATTCAACTATGCATATTACCCATGTCGTACGCGGGGAGGAACATCTTTCCAATACGCCTCGCCAAGTGTTGATCTATCAGGCGCTCGGCCTTACTCCCCCAGAGTTTGCTCATATTTCTCTAATCCTGAATACGGAAGGACATAAAATGAGCAAGCGGGATGGCGATACTGCGGTTATTGATTACAAAGCAAAGGGGTATTTACCGGAAGCTGTTGTCAACTTTATTGCTTTTATGGGCTGGGCACCATCTGGAGAAGAAGAATTTTTTACACTCGAGGAACTGGAAAAAATATTTTCACTAGACCGTGTTTCCAAGAGTCCAGCTGTTTTTGATTTGAATAAATTGAATTATATTAACGCGCAATATATTAAGCAATCTTCTCCTGAACGCTTGGCTGAGATTGCACTTCCTTACCTTCAAGACATGGGGGTTATGCCTCAGGGCGAGCTGCCAGAGGAGAAAAGAACATGGCTCTTGCATTTTGTCAAAGCTGTTGTCAATCATCTTTCCTATATGGCTCAGGTGCAAGAGTATGTTCAGTATTTTCATGGTGCGGAGGCGCCTGCGCCTGAGGGCGAGGCTTTAGACATTCTCCATGGGGAACAGGTGCCTGAGGTGCTTGAACTCTTTAAGACCAAGCTTCAAGCTTTGGAAGAGGTGACCGTTGAAGAAATTAAACCTCTATTGAAGCAAATCACGAAAGAGTTAAAACTCGGCGGTAAGCTTGTTTATATGCCAATTCGGATTGCGCTCACCGGGCAAATGCATGGCCCTGAACTCTATGATATCATTCCGCTTTTAGGACGAGAGAATGTATTAAAACGGTTAGAAGCTACGGGCCAATATCTTTAATTTCAGCGGACATTGACATTAAGCCAAGGATTCCCTATACTTTATTCAAGCCTGAACCAAGACAATTGAAAAGGTGAGCAAACGTGATGATAGGAAAAGTAGGAAGGCCCTGCATGCAAAGAGAGGATGGGTTGGTGGGAACCATCTCTGAGGGACCTTGTGAAGTGCCTCCTGGAACGGAGCTGAAGAAACGTTAAGTATTCAAATCCGTAGCGGCTGCGTTAAAGCCTTGAGAGAAACAGGTTTATCCTGTTTAAACAGAGTGGAACCACGGAAATCCTTCGTCTCTGATGAGATGAAGGGTTTCTTTTTTTATTAGGAAGATAGGGTGATGGATGATGTTTCGTCAAATCAGACAAGATATTCAAGTGATTTTTGATCGTGACCCAGCAGCAAGGAGTATTATTGAAGTCGTATTGTGCTATCCAGGTTTTCATGCGATTCTTTTTCACCGTTTAGCACATTGGCTTTATAACAAAAATCATCTTCTCCTTGCACGGTGGATTTCTCAGTTTTCCCGTTTTTTAACCGGAATTGAAATCCATCCGGGTGCAAAGATAGGGCAGGGATTTTTTATTGACCATGGTATGGGCGTGGTTATTGGAGAAACTGCAGAAGTTGGGGATAATGTTACCCTTTATCAAGGGGTAACGTTAGGCGGAACAGGTAAGGAGAAAGGGAAGCGACATCCAACGATAGGAAATAATGTTTTTATTGGGTCTGGCGCTAAAATTTTGGGTTCGATCAAGATAGGGAATGATGTCAAGATTGGGGCGGGTTCTGTTGTAACGAAGCCTGTTCCGGCTGATTCGACCGTCGTAGGAGTACCGGGAACGATCGTGAGACACAGAGGAATTAAGGTTAATAATATTGAGATCGAGGAGTTGGAAGAAAAATCTTCAGTAAGACAAGAAGAGCTTCCCGACCCTGTTCATGAAATGCTGAAATGTCTTATGGAGCGAGTGAAGGTACTAGAGAAAGCTCAAAAAGAAAAGGAGAATCAATACGATGTCTTTGAAATTATTCAACACGATGAGTCATCAAAAAGAGGAGTTTAAACCTCGCGAGAGCGGTAAGGTCGCAATGTATACCTGTGGACCGACTGTTTATAATTATGTTCATGTCGGAAATGGGCGGATGCTCGTTGTGTTTGACATGATTCGACGCTATTTGATGTATAAAGAATATGATGTAACGTTTGTTCAGAATTTTACCGATGTGGATGATAAAATCATTAAGCGTGGCTTAGAAGAAGGGGTCGATCCCTTAACTCTCTCCCGAAAGTATATTGAAGAATATTTTAAGGATGCAAAAGCTCTTCATGTTTTACCTGCGACCGTCCATCCAAAGGCAACAGAGCATATTCCTGAAATGCTTGAAATTATTCAAGGACTTATTACGAAAGGGCTTGCCTATGAAGTAGACGGTGATGTTTATTTTGCTGTGGACAAATTTCCTCAATACGGTAAACTCTCTGGCCGTTCCTTAGAGGATATGCAAGCAGGAGCTCGTGTGGATGTAGATGAACGGAAAAATCATCCGATGGATTTTGCGCTTTGGAAAAAGGCTAAACCGGATGAACCCTCTTGGAAAAGTCCTTGGGGAGAAGGCCGTCCAGGTTGGCATATTGAGTGTACAGCTATGTCCCTAAAATATTTAGGAGCAGGTTTTGATATTCATGGGGGTGGAGGAGATCTTGTTTTCCCGCACCATGAAAATGAAATTGCTCAGTCAGAAGGTTATTTAGAGGGGAAACCCTTTGCTCATTACTGGATGCATAATGCTTTTTTAACCTTTAATCAGCAAAAGATGTCAAAGTCGTTAGGAAATTTCTTTACTGTTCGTGAGATTCTAGACCATTTCTCAGGGGAAGTTCTTCGTTTTTATTTGCTAAGTACGCACTATCGGAGTCCGCTCGATTTCGATGATGAAAATCTGCGAATGGCGCAAAAAGGATTGGAACGCTTGCAAACGAGTATCCGTTTAGCGGCGGAAGCTCTGACCAAGAAAGGTCCAGTTGAAATTAAGCTGGAAATGAACGAGGAACTTGTGAAAGCATCCGAGACAGCACACCGAGATTTTGAAGCAGCTATGGATGATGATTTCAATTCAGCCTTAGCCTACGCCAGTCTTTTTGAACTGGGCAAGCATATTAATACCCTCCTTCAGGATTATCCTTATGCCTCGGCAGGACTTGCGAAGGCACGAGAGACGTTGCTGGAATTAGCAGGAGTATTGGGCTTTGATTTAGAGCATCCAGAGTCTCAAGAAGTTGCTCAAGATGAAAAGTTGACCCAAGTCATGGAGGTATTGCTGTCTGTTCGGATGAAAGCACGCCAGAAGAAGGACTGGGAAACCTCAGACTTTATCCGTGATCAGTTAAAAGAGATTGGGATTGCGCTTGAAGATACGCCTCAAGGGGCACGATGGACCATCAAGAGTTAAATAAAAGGGGGAAAGGGCTTTTTGCCCGCCTAGATGTCAAGAAGTTGGCAGGAAATGAATGCTCTAACCTTAGCCTATCTTGGGGATGCTGTATATGAGCTATGGGTTAGAACACATTTACTTGAATTAGGATACGAAAAAGTTAAGGATTTACATCATGTAGCCACAGATTATGTCCGGGCATCAACCCAGGCGCAGTTGTTACAGGGATTAATGCCTGAATTGACGGAGATAGAGACTCAGGTTGTGATGCGGGGAAGAAATACGAAAGGCGGTCATCCCAAAAGCACCGATGTTATTACCTATCGTCATGCGACAGCTTTTGAAGCTTTAGTAGGGTATTGGCAGTTGACTCGACAAGAAGACCGGATGGTTTGGGCTTTTAATCAAGCTGATGCTGCTGTTGAGAATCATAAAGCTGTGGAAGCTAATTTACAAAAAAGATGAAAGTTGACGAGAGAAAGTAGGGATGAAACGTGAATGTCGAGTTAATTCAATATACGCCAGACCCAGAAAAGGTCGTTGCAGCTGCAGCGCGTTTATGCTACTCAGCTGATCCTGTTCCAGAACTTATGGAGAAGCTGACGGATGAGAAAATCGCGGGTTTTGTGCGTAAACTAAATTCTATGGGACATCTTTCTCCTTTTGAACATGTAAGTTTTCAGTTTTCTATTGATGGGGTGTCGAGAGCCTTATCGCATCAATTGGTGCGTCATCGCATTGCTAGCTATTCCCAACGTTCTCAGCGTTATGTTAAGGAAGCAGGGTTTGAATTTGTGACCCCCCCTAGTATTCGCCGTAATCCTGAAGCTCTAGTCCGCTTTGAAAAAGTAATGCAAACCTTGCAAGAAGAGTATCAGGAACTTCTCAAAGTGGCTCCAGCAGAGGATGCACGTTATGTTTTACCTAATGCTTGTACGACCTCGTTAATGGCTACTTTTAACGCTCGCTCCCTGCTCAATTTCTTTGAGCATCGAACTTGTATGCGTGCACAATGGGAAATTCGCCAAATGGCTGAAAAGATGCTTCAGCTAGTCCAGGAGGTTGCTCCTAACCTCTTTGCTGAAGCGGGGCCTACCTGTGTTACCCAAGGGGTATGCCATGAGGGAGCGATGAGCTGCGGACGTATTAAGACGCTTAAGAATCGAACTAAGGAGTAATGCTCATGAGTGAAATAAACGACGAAATAATCTATGGTCGCAACTCAGTTAGAGAACTTTTAAAAGCGGATAAACCCGTCAACAAAGTCCTATTTCAATCCGAAGGAACAGGGACGAATTTTCAAGAACTCGTTGAAGTTGCTCGAGAAAAAAGAATCCCTTTTCAGTTTGTCGAAAAATCAGCGCTGGATCGCCTGACAGCTCATGCTAAACACCAGGGTGTTTTGGCCTATGTTGCGCCAAGAGAGTACGCGACAGTGGAAGATATTTTAGGTTTAGCACGTTCCAAGGGAGAAGACCCGTTCATCCTCGTATTAGATGAGGTTGAAGATCCCCATAACCTTGGAGCACTTATTCGTACAGTTGACGCGGTTGGGGCCCATGGTGTCATTATTCCTAAACGCCGAAGTGTAGGATTGACAGGAACTGTAGCCAAAACCTCAGCTGGAGCGGTTGAGCATGTGCTCGTTGCTCGTGAAACGAATCTAGTCCAAACACTAGAGGAGTTAAAGAAAGAGGGCTGTTGGATTGCAGGAGCTGAGGCTGGAGGAGTAGAAGCCTCTCAGACAGATTTAACGGGCCCAAGAGTTTTGGTAATTGGAAGTGAAGGCAAGGGGATTGGCCGCTTAGTTCGGGAAGCCTGCGATGAAATCGTGAGTCTTCCCATGAAAGGTAAGATTAATTCGTTAAACGCGAGTGTAGCCGGTTCAATCCTTTTGTATGAGGTTCTTCGACAACGTACTGCCAAAACTTCACCTTGAGCTTTTCGTAGCACTCGGTTATAATAAAAATGTTATTGCTTGCGGACAAGAGTGATATATTATTACGCTATCTTCATCACCATGATAAGGGGGAAGCACTTTGAATCTTAATGCCCAACCTGAAGAATCTGAAGGGTGCGATGCAATTGAAATCATAGCGGATGAAGAAATCGTAGAGCTGGCCAAAGAAGGCGATGCCGTAGCGCTCGAATACTTAATTAACAAGTATAAGAATTTTGTTAGAGCAAAGGCACGATCATATTTTTTGATTGGCGCAGATCGCGAAGATATTATCCAGGAGGGTATGATTGGGCTCTATAAAGCAATTCGGGATTTCCGCGGTGATAAGCTCTCTTCTTTTCGGGCTTTTGCCGAGTTGTGCATAACACGCCAAATTATTACTGCTATTAAAACGGCAACTCGTCAAAAACACATTCCACTTAACTCTTATGTATCATTGAATAAACCAATCTATGATGAAGATTCGGATCGAACTCTCCTTGATGTGATTTCTGGAACTCGAATTACAGATCCAGAAGAGCTTATTATTAGCCAGGAAGAGTATGATGATATTGAAGAAAAGATGGGCGAGATTCTAAGTTCTTTAGAGTGGAAAGTATTGATGTCTTATTTAGAAGGCAAATCATATCAAGAGATTGCAGTAGATTTGCATCGTCACGTTAAATCAATTGACAATGCTCTCCAACGGGTTAAGAGAAAACTTG from the Desulfitobacterium metallireducens DSM 15288 genome contains:
- the radA gene encoding DNA repair protein RadA; amino-acid sequence: MKTKVIYRCSQCGYESPRWMGKCQECEAWNTFEEVIHQPKGSSSTPSNRPRPLAKKLSEVISGNSDRIVTGIQEFNRVLGGGIVKDSLTILTARPGAGKSTLLLQVADDVASQGYKVLYSSAEESESQIKNRADRILKGNKRNIWIHSDTHLNNVLASVEELDPDLVIIDSIQTFSLEEYNSRPGSPVQTMECANELLRTAKSSERPRAVIMVGQMTKEDEMAGLRALEHLVDTVLILNGESGEELRAAWCSKNRFGSTGEIGFFSMTEQGMLSIDNPSEFFMTSRAEGEKVCGSALTVVKEGTRPIIVEVESLVSKSYTPYPSRISECLRREQLNTLVSILEQRGKIDLYDKNVVIKTTGGLQLKEQAVNLAVIISIVSSVKDVPIPGDSVFVADVGLTGELKKVPALEARIRELDRMGFKKAYIPKDTLKKSLRLTQIELIEKGTLREVIEDILKK
- the ispD gene encoding 2-C-methyl-D-erythritol 4-phosphate cytidylyltransferase; this translates as MARIGVVIPAAGQGKRMGAACNKLFLALAGRPILAHTLALFEASSQVEEIVVVGSEEDLANIRTLIQEYQIKKVSQVTLGGKERQESVFAGVKALNPAIQRVAVHDGARPLLTLEELNRFFTESEEYSAAIMAIPLKDTIKRVDEKGQVLETPPRERLRAVQTPQIFERELLEDAHRQCAIEGFLGTDDASLVEWLGKPVQVLDGMLENIKITTPEDLWIAESILKKRLRKR
- a CDS encoding YitT family protein, which encodes MSVQEAKVQHKKTPVAKILKRGLLIFLGAILVAIGLEIFLVPNHIIDGGITGVSIMLSHITGGDLGLFLFFLNLPFLIVGYKQIGKTFALSTLFAILVMSIGTFMLHPVPGVTDDLLLASVFGGITLGIGVGLVLRYGGSLDGTEIVAVLINKNLPFSIGETVMIFNFFILGSAGFVFGFDRAMYSLIAYFIAYKMIDVTIEGLDESRSVWIISDKHTEIGETLLARLGRGVTYLNGEGAYTGEGKKVIFCVISRLEEAKLKSIIEDIDETAFLAVGPMNDVKGGNFKKRDVH
- a CDS encoding CarD family transcriptional regulator, whose amino-acid sequence is MFGIGDKVVYPMHGAGVIEAIEDREVLGESRQYYVMHIPVGNMKVYIPMNNIEQLGIRQIISPSEVPDVFKILENESQLATLAWNRRYRANLERIKSGSIFSVAEVVRSLSQREHEKGLSAGEKKMYENAYQILMSELVLVEESHEEEMRQRLKGLLA
- a CDS encoding PIN/TRAM domain-containing protein, encoding MIRNLIRGIITLVFGGAGFYVGLILFKLNLFNFLGGQISPIWTYIIMGIVFAVIGFLIAPVSIRGFLVLMRWMDARLTKIPTHDLMGGALGVIIGLIIASLLSDTISQIPFLGPALSILISLSMGYLGLMLGVKRKEEVFGFFNVFPRFRGEKTEKIKEAKAERNLEQIKTNYKVLDTSVIIDGRIADIVKTGFVEGVLLIPGFVLEELRHIADSSDLLKRNRGRRGLDILNHISKETAIKVEIYEQDFEDIAEVDSKLVRLGQVLEAPILTNDYNLNKVAELQGVKVLNINELANAVKPVVLPGEEMLVQVMKEGKEPGQGVAYLDDGTMIVVDTGRRYMGQHITVLVTSVLQTAAGRMIFAKPKGVAGKKSMEFSSTDEVNLLG
- the cysE gene encoding serine O-acetyltransferase; the encoded protein is MMFRQIRQDIQVIFDRDPAARSIIEVVLCYPGFHAILFHRLAHWLYNKNHLLLARWISQFSRFLTGIEIHPGAKIGQGFFIDHGMGVVIGETAEVGDNVTLYQGVTLGGTGKEKGKRHPTIGNNVFIGSGAKILGSIKIGNDVKIGAGSVVTKPVPADSTVVGVPGTIVRHRGIKVNNIEIEELEEKSSVRQEELPDPVHEMLKCLMERVKVLEKAQKEKENQYDVFEIIQHDESSKRGV
- the gltX gene encoding glutamate--tRNA ligase, producing the protein MIKVRFAPSPTGPLHIGGARSALFNYLLARRENGVFIVRSEDTDLERSSRESEHNILEALRWLNIKWDEGIEAGGENGPYRQTERLDLYRKYTKKLLESGHAYYCYCSEEEIEEERQALIAKGETPRYMGKCRHLTEEQKAKYEAEGRKPVVRFRVPEGQQIVIHDQVRGEVVFESDGIGDYVIVKSDGIPTYNYAVVIDDSTMHITHVVRGEEHLSNTPRQVLIYQALGLTPPEFAHISLILNTEGHKMSKRDGDTAVIDYKAKGYLPEAVVNFIAFMGWAPSGEEEFFTLEELEKIFSLDRVSKSPAVFDLNKLNYINAQYIKQSSPERLAEIALPYLQDMGVMPQGELPEEKRTWLLHFVKAVVNHLSYMAQVQEYVQYFHGAEAPAPEGEALDILHGEQVPEVLELFKTKLQALEEVTVEEIKPLLKQITKELKLGGKLVYMPIRIALTGQMHGPELYDIIPLLGRENVLKRLEATGQYL
- the ispF gene encoding 2-C-methyl-D-erythritol 2,4-cyclodiphosphate synthase, encoding MRTIRVGIGYDVHALVEDRPLILGGIEIPYERGLLGHSDADVLTHAIMDALLGALALGDIGKHFPDTDERFRGISSLALLEEVRRLLNEKGYQLGNLDCILVAQRPKLAGFIPAMQEKLAATLKVKLDQISVKATTTEHLGFEGREEGISAQAIVSLVKIEEEQ